A region from the Oceanidesulfovibrio marinus genome encodes:
- the acs gene encoding acetate--CoA ligase: protein MQNSDDKPGVPLRSATSNEEAQGAIDALLHEERVFRPLPETLSRANISPHQLAEAREQADRDSLAYWEEAAEELEWFAKWDSVLDDSNAPFYRWFPGAQCNIVHNALDRHIETANKNKLALIWEGEPGDSRTFTYYELYRHVNKFANALRSLGISRGDRVIVYMPPLPETIIAMLAVAKIGAAHSLVFAGFSAKALRDRINDSQAKCVITADGFYRNGRVVHLKSTVDEALAGVCETCAESMVVVHRANVETDMQEGRDYWYEDLVRQARPYAETEVMDASDPLFLLHTSGATGKPKGIVHGHGGYMVGVHRTFSWVFDIKPTDLFWCTADPGWITGHSYGVYGPLLNGATTVLYEGHPLYPQADRVWSTVERYGVTILYTVPTLIRMLMRFGDEYPRMRDLSTLRLLGSVGEPINPEAWVWFHKVIGKGDCPLLDTWWQTETGMFMISPLPVSLLKPGSVTKPLPGVEVDVYDENGHPVPPGKGGLLVVTKPWPSMMIDVYNDPERYKETYWSKFPGVYLAGDVARKDEDGYIWIQGRADDVLVIAGHRIGTAELESALASHKAVAEAAVIGIPDAIKGEVAKAFVLLNQDWEPSHQLTKELKEHIRRELGPVAVVKTIAYPDSLPKTRSGKIVRRILKAQELGQDVGDTSTLEH, encoded by the coding sequence ATGCAAAACTCCGATGACAAACCCGGCGTACCCCTACGCTCCGCAACGTCCAACGAGGAGGCGCAGGGCGCCATCGATGCGTTACTCCACGAGGAACGCGTCTTCCGCCCCCTGCCGGAAACCCTCTCGCGCGCCAACATCTCGCCCCACCAGCTGGCCGAGGCGCGGGAGCAGGCCGACAGGGACTCCCTGGCCTACTGGGAAGAGGCTGCCGAGGAGCTGGAGTGGTTCGCCAAGTGGGACAGCGTGCTGGACGACTCCAATGCGCCCTTCTACCGCTGGTTCCCGGGCGCGCAGTGCAATATCGTGCACAACGCCCTGGACCGCCACATCGAGACCGCGAACAAGAACAAGCTCGCGCTCATCTGGGAAGGCGAGCCCGGCGACTCGCGCACCTTCACCTACTACGAGCTCTACCGGCATGTGAACAAGTTCGCCAACGCCCTGCGCTCCCTGGGCATCTCCCGCGGCGACCGCGTCATCGTCTACATGCCGCCCCTGCCCGAGACCATCATCGCCATGCTGGCCGTGGCCAAGATTGGCGCGGCCCACTCCCTGGTCTTTGCCGGCTTCTCGGCCAAGGCTCTGCGCGACCGCATTAACGACTCCCAGGCCAAGTGCGTCATCACGGCCGACGGCTTCTACCGCAACGGCCGCGTGGTACATCTCAAGAGCACCGTGGACGAAGCCCTGGCCGGCGTGTGCGAGACCTGCGCCGAGTCCATGGTCGTGGTCCACCGCGCCAACGTGGAAACCGACATGCAGGAGGGCCGCGACTACTGGTACGAAGATCTCGTGCGCCAGGCCCGGCCCTACGCCGAAACCGAGGTCATGGATGCCTCGGACCCGCTCTTCCTGCTGCACACCTCCGGCGCCACCGGCAAGCCCAAGGGCATTGTCCACGGCCACGGCGGCTATATGGTGGGCGTGCACCGCACCTTCTCCTGGGTCTTCGACATCAAGCCCACCGACCTCTTCTGGTGCACGGCCGATCCGGGCTGGATTACCGGCCACAGCTACGGCGTGTACGGCCCGCTGCTCAACGGCGCCACCACCGTGCTCTACGAGGGCCACCCCCTCTACCCTCAGGCCGACCGCGTCTGGTCCACGGTGGAGCGTTACGGCGTGACCATTCTCTACACCGTGCCCACGCTCATCCGGATGCTCATGCGCTTCGGCGACGAGTACCCGCGCATGCGCGACCTCTCCACCCTGCGGCTGCTCGGCTCCGTGGGCGAGCCCATCAATCCCGAGGCCTGGGTCTGGTTCCACAAGGTCATCGGCAAGGGTGACTGCCCCCTGCTTGACACCTGGTGGCAGACCGAGACCGGCATGTTCATGATCAGCCCCCTGCCCGTCTCCCTGCTCAAGCCCGGCTCCGTGACCAAGCCCCTGCCCGGCGTGGAGGTGGACGTGTACGACGAGAACGGCCATCCCGTGCCCCCCGGCAAGGGCGGCCTGCTCGTGGTCACCAAGCCGTGGCCGTCCATGATGATCGACGTGTACAACGACCCGGAACGCTACAAGGAAACATACTGGTCCAAGTTCCCGGGCGTGTACCTGGCCGGAGACGTGGCCCGCAAGGACGAGGATGGCTACATCTGGATCCAGGGCCGCGCCGACGACGTTCTCGTCATCGCCGGCCACCGCATCGGCACGGCCGAGCTGGAAAGCGCCCTGGCCTCGCACAAGGCCGTGGCCGAAGCCGCCGTCATCGGCATCCCGGACGCCATCAAGGGCGAGGTGGCCAAGGCCTTCGTGCTGCTCAACCAGGACTGGGAACCCTCCCACCAGCTCACCAAGGAGCTCAAGGAGCACATCCGCCGCGAGCTCGGCCCGGTCGCCGTGGTCAAAACCATCGCCTACCCGGACAGCCTGCCCAAAACACGCTCCGGCAAGATCGTGCGCCGCATCCTCAAAGCCCAGGAGCTCGGCCAGGACGTGGGCGACACCAGCACCCTGGAGCACTGA
- a CDS encoding YifB family Mg chelatase-like AAA ATPase produces the protein MIVAIHSAALLGIDAYTIRLEVDFARQGMPAFSMVGLAEGAVRESKERVFSALRNTGLRLSPGRITVNFAPADRRKEGSGYDLPLALALLAAAEIIPPDALDGWYAAGELSLSGEVRPIPGALPLALCAREAGARGILVPAGNGAEASVVEGLPVHPVSHLAEAVDHVTGEKPIPALEPDLAGLFDGDRLAPGFSADFSEVKGQEHAKRAVEIAAAGGHNLLFLGPPGSGKTMLAQRIPTVLPPLSFEEALEVTKIYSVAGRLPPGEALVTQRPFRSPHHTISDAGLVGGGVYPRPGEVSLSHRGVLFLDELPEFKKQVLEVLRQPLEDGYVTISRAAISLTYPAGLMLVAAMNPCPCGYLTHPKHPCTCGGAQIQRYRSRLSGPLLDRIDLHVEVPAVDYEDLRPGNRGADSATMRQRIDAARAIQRERYAEDGIYTNAGLSGRLLEKHCVLDESEHEFLGQAVRRLGLSARAYTRVLRIARSIADLEGAERIATAHLAEAINYRGLDRQGAI, from the coding sequence ATGATCGTCGCCATCCACAGCGCAGCCCTCCTGGGCATCGACGCCTACACGATTCGGCTGGAGGTGGACTTCGCCCGCCAGGGCATGCCGGCCTTTTCCATGGTCGGCCTGGCCGAAGGCGCCGTGCGCGAGTCCAAGGAGCGGGTCTTCTCCGCACTGCGCAACACCGGCCTCCGACTCTCACCGGGCCGCATCACCGTGAACTTCGCCCCTGCCGACAGGCGCAAGGAGGGCAGCGGCTACGACCTGCCGCTGGCTCTGGCCCTGCTTGCCGCCGCCGAGATCATCCCTCCGGACGCTCTGGATGGCTGGTACGCCGCCGGCGAGCTCTCGCTTTCGGGCGAGGTCCGGCCCATACCGGGTGCGTTGCCGCTGGCGCTGTGTGCGCGTGAGGCGGGCGCCCGCGGCATTCTGGTGCCGGCAGGCAACGGCGCTGAAGCCTCCGTGGTGGAGGGGCTGCCCGTGCATCCCGTTTCCCATCTGGCCGAAGCCGTGGACCACGTCACCGGGGAAAAGCCCATCCCGGCTCTGGAGCCGGATCTAGCGGGCCTGTTTGACGGGGACCGGCTGGCGCCGGGCTTCAGCGCGGATTTCTCCGAGGTCAAAGGGCAGGAGCACGCCAAACGCGCCGTGGAGATCGCCGCGGCCGGCGGGCACAATCTGCTGTTCCTGGGGCCGCCCGGATCGGGCAAGACCATGCTCGCCCAGCGCATCCCCACGGTGCTGCCACCGCTCTCCTTCGAGGAGGCGCTGGAGGTCACCAAAATTTACAGCGTGGCCGGCAGGCTGCCACCGGGCGAAGCCCTGGTGACGCAGCGGCCGTTTCGCAGCCCGCACCACACCATTTCCGACGCTGGCCTGGTGGGTGGGGGCGTGTACCCGCGGCCCGGCGAGGTCTCGCTCTCCCACCGGGGCGTGCTTTTCCTGGACGAGCTGCCCGAGTTCAAGAAACAGGTGCTGGAGGTGCTGCGGCAACCGCTGGAAGACGGCTACGTGACCATCTCCCGCGCGGCCATCTCGCTTACCTATCCTGCCGGGCTCATGCTGGTGGCGGCCATGAACCCCTGCCCTTGTGGCTACCTGACTCATCCCAAGCACCCGTGCACTTGCGGCGGCGCGCAGATACAGCGCTACCGCTCGCGGCTCTCGGGGCCGCTGCTGGACCGCATCGACCTCCATGTAGAGGTGCCGGCCGTGGACTACGAGGACCTGCGGCCAGGGAACCGTGGCGCAGACTCCGCCACCATGCGCCAACGCATCGACGCGGCGCGGGCCATCCAGCGGGAGCGCTACGCCGAGGACGGCATCTACACCAACGCCGGGCTCTCGGGCCGGCTACTGGAGAAGCACTGCGTGCTGGACGAGTCCGAGCATGAGTTCCTGGGCCAGGCCGTGCGGCGCCTGGGGCTATCTGCCCGGGCGTACACGCGGGTACTGCGCATCGCGCGCTCCATAGCCGACCTGGAAGGGGCGGAGCGCATCGCCACGGCCCATCTGGCCGAGGCCATCAACTATAGAGGGCTGGACCGCCAGGGCGCTATCTAG
- the lepB gene encoding signal peptidase I, with the protein MTPRWRKILKDYTESIVLAFILAIIIRAFIVQSFVIPSGSMLETLQIGDHILVPRFSYSLKIPYTHIALIEFSEPERGDIIVFEYPKDPSEDFIKRVIGAPGDTVEVRNKDVYVNGEKLDEPYVQHTDPHFQTMRDNMAPRTVPEGKYFVMGDNRDESLDSRFWGFVDKSAVVGKAWMIYWSSNGLDNFRWNRIGKIVE; encoded by the coding sequence ATGACCCCCCGCTGGCGGAAGATACTCAAAGACTATACGGAATCCATTGTCCTCGCGTTCATTCTCGCGATCATAATCCGGGCCTTCATTGTCCAGTCGTTTGTCATTCCGTCCGGATCGATGCTCGAAACACTCCAGATCGGGGACCACATTCTTGTTCCCCGCTTCAGCTACAGCCTCAAGATTCCTTACACGCATATCGCGCTTATAGAGTTCTCCGAGCCGGAGCGCGGGGATATTATCGTCTTCGAGTATCCAAAGGACCCGAGCGAGGATTTCATTAAGCGCGTTATCGGCGCGCCAGGCGACACCGTGGAGGTTCGCAACAAGGATGTGTACGTGAATGGCGAGAAGCTCGACGAGCCGTATGTTCAGCACACCGATCCGCACTTCCAGACCATGCGCGACAACATGGCGCCGCGTACCGTGCCCGAAGGCAAGTACTTCGTGATGGGCGACAACCGCGATGAATCCCTGGATTCACGCTTTTGGGGCTTTGTGGACAAAAGCGCCGTTGTCGGAAAGGCCTGGATGATCTATTGGTCAAGCAACGGCCTGGACAACTTCCGCTGGAACCGTATCGGCAAGATTGTGGAATAG
- a CDS encoding DeoR/GlpR family DNA-binding transcription regulator: MKVQSRRELISKLVNEQGFASLEFLAEKCGVSTQTIRRDLQALCDDNMITRHHGGASPNSSLLNTSYDVRRISLLPEKRELAAEAVRQIAPNRMLFLSAGSTMEVVAQELKKLSSICVLTNNLHAAMHLYREENIDLFMSCGQVRKSNGGIVGTNSIDFVSNFRVDYMIMGIGAISPDGLLLEYDYNEGLLMRRMMQNANKVILVTDSTKYERNATVKVAHLSDVDILVTDQEPPVAIADICSSNNVRVVIPHGMHEDK; the protein is encoded by the coding sequence ATGAAGGTACAGAGCAGGCGCGAGCTCATATCCAAGCTGGTCAATGAACAGGGTTTTGCATCCTTGGAGTTTCTGGCCGAAAAGTGTGGGGTGTCAACCCAGACTATCCGGCGGGATCTGCAAGCGTTGTGCGATGACAATATGATTACACGCCACCATGGCGGCGCAAGTCCAAACTCTTCTCTGCTCAACACCAGCTATGACGTGCGACGTATCTCTCTGCTGCCGGAGAAGCGGGAGCTCGCAGCAGAAGCCGTCCGCCAAATTGCGCCAAACCGCATGCTCTTTCTCTCCGCGGGTTCGACAATGGAGGTGGTTGCCCAAGAGCTCAAGAAGCTCTCTTCCATCTGCGTCCTGACCAACAACTTGCATGCCGCCATGCACCTGTACCGGGAAGAGAACATCGACTTGTTCATGTCCTGCGGACAGGTCCGCAAGAGCAATGGCGGCATTGTCGGCACCAATTCCATCGATTTTGTGTCCAACTTCCGCGTCGACTATATGATCATGGGTATCGGAGCAATCTCACCGGACGGTTTATTGCTTGAGTACGACTACAATGAAGGCTTGCTCATGCGACGTATGATGCAGAACGCCAACAAAGTAATCCTCGTTACGGACTCGACAAAATACGAGCGCAATGCAACGGTCAAGGTCGCCCATCTCAGTGACGTGGACATCCTGGTCACGGACCAGGAACCTCCTGTCGCCATTGCCGATATCTGTAGCTCGAACAATGTCCGCGTCGTCATCCCGCATGGCATGCACGAGGACAAATAG
- a CDS encoding PfkB family carbohydrate kinase: MARIVCVGLGCMDYMFRVNELPSGGGKFFATHYAAAAGGPAAVAALAVAAMGHEAWFIGRLGNDAGGRFMVDSLTERGVNASCVRLVDGFSTQVSSVVVDSHGERQVVNFSDADIAPDASWLPWDVIGQADVVLADVRWPEGGRAALEYARKKGITTVIDGDMAPYDTTALVSLADYIVFSEGGAELVGGQKDLEANLRATAKATGRWVAITAGEKGCCWMDGDIFKHMPKFEIDCVDTLGAGDTFHGAFAVGLAEGMGIEQALRFSSAAAALKCTVPGGSTGIPTREQVDVFLGHV, encoded by the coding sequence ATGGCCAGGATTGTCTGCGTCGGCCTCGGCTGTATGGACTACATGTTTCGGGTCAACGAGCTCCCGTCCGGTGGGGGCAAGTTCTTCGCCACGCACTATGCCGCGGCCGCCGGAGGCCCTGCCGCTGTCGCCGCCCTTGCCGTTGCGGCGATGGGGCACGAGGCATGGTTCATCGGCCGCCTTGGAAATGACGCCGGTGGCCGGTTCATGGTGGACTCGTTGACTGAACGCGGGGTGAACGCCTCATGCGTTCGGCTTGTGGACGGCTTTTCCACGCAGGTTTCTTCCGTTGTTGTGGACAGCCACGGTGAACGGCAGGTGGTCAACTTCAGTGACGCGGATATCGCTCCGGATGCATCCTGGCTGCCCTGGGACGTCATTGGACAAGCCGACGTGGTTCTTGCCGACGTGCGTTGGCCCGAAGGCGGACGTGCGGCGCTGGAGTACGCCAGGAAAAAGGGCATCACCACAGTCATAGATGGGGATATGGCCCCGTATGACACAACAGCCCTGGTTTCCCTGGCCGACTACATCGTCTTTTCCGAAGGCGGCGCGGAACTGGTAGGTGGACAGAAAGACCTGGAAGCAAACCTTCGCGCAACAGCCAAGGCAACGGGCAGATGGGTGGCCATCACAGCAGGCGAGAAAGGGTGCTGCTGGATGGACGGCGACATCTTCAAGCACATGCCCAAGTTCGAAATTGATTGCGTAGACACGCTTGGCGCAGGCGACACCTTTCATGGCGCCTTTGCCGTGGGGCTGGCGGAAGGCATGGGGATAGAGCAGGCGCTCCGTTTTTCCAGCGCCGCCGCCGCGTTGAAATGCACTGTCCCCGGGGGTTCAACGGGTATCCCGACCCGGGAGCAGGTCGATGTATTTCTCGGCCACGTATAG
- the lepB gene encoding signal peptidase I → MTPRWQKMLKEYTEAIVIAFILAMIIRAFFVQAFKIPSGSMLETLQIGDHLLVSKLIYGVKVPFTDIEVVEFSQPERGDVIVFEYPVNPSQDFIKRVIGLPGDTVEIRNKDVYVNGKKLDEPYVQHTDSRILESLRDNMAPRTVPENEYFVMGDNRDESHDSRFWGFVDRHKIEGKAWVIYWSWRGVSNIRWNRIGDIVR, encoded by the coding sequence ATGACCCCACGCTGGCAAAAGATGCTCAAGGAATATACCGAAGCCATCGTCATCGCCTTTATTCTCGCGATGATCATCCGCGCCTTCTTTGTCCAGGCCTTCAAAATCCCCTCGGGCTCCATGCTCGAAACCCTGCAGATCGGCGACCACCTGCTCGTCTCCAAGCTCATTTACGGCGTCAAGGTCCCGTTCACGGACATCGAGGTGGTGGAGTTCTCCCAGCCCGAGCGCGGGGACGTCATCGTCTTCGAGTACCCCGTGAACCCCAGCCAGGACTTCATCAAGCGCGTCATCGGTCTGCCCGGCGACACGGTGGAGATTCGCAACAAGGACGTGTACGTGAACGGCAAGAAGCTCGACGAGCCGTACGTACAGCACACGGACTCGCGAATACTGGAAAGCTTGCGCGACAACATGGCGCCGCGCACCGTGCCGGAGAACGAGTACTTCGTCATGGGCGACAACCGCGACGAATCGCACGACTCGCGCTTCTGGGGATTCGTGGACCGGCACAAGATTGAGGGCAAGGCCTGGGTCATCTACTGGTCATGGCGGGGCGTGAGCAACATCCGCTGGAACCGGATCGGCGACATCGTACGATAA
- a CDS encoding LytR/AlgR family response regulator transcription factor, with translation MPRLLTLIVHTDPATRDDVRRSLAPADFLQVLGEAASVDEAISLLEHVPYGAVISGLDIEEPGDGFELARKLAGRKNKPAIVYLAEEESRAFEAFELGAMDYILWPCTKERLARTMDKLRQFKAHFKLVPVPEGSPDSGYIMERFDEGEQTLQLDLGEEEQDNFLSALRQAWDYTRRVAPVELEKLAVSLEGRTILIPYTKVIFVEAVEDYAYVHTSQEKYLTSYRLKNLEERLKPHRFFRVHRKYLVNLDMVTEIASLPGSNFMLRTAGKTRIELPISRRRINELKQMLGL, from the coding sequence ATGCCCCGGCTGCTCACGCTCATAGTCCATACCGACCCGGCCACGCGCGATGACGTGCGCCGCTCCCTTGCGCCCGCCGATTTCCTGCAGGTGCTAGGCGAGGCCGCCTCGGTGGACGAGGCCATCTCTTTGCTGGAGCACGTGCCGTACGGCGCCGTGATCAGCGGCCTGGACATCGAGGAGCCCGGCGACGGCTTCGAGCTGGCGCGCAAGCTGGCCGGCCGCAAGAACAAGCCGGCCATCGTCTACCTGGCCGAGGAGGAAAGCCGCGCCTTCGAGGCCTTCGAGCTCGGCGCCATGGACTACATCCTCTGGCCGTGCACCAAGGAGCGCCTGGCCCGCACCATGGACAAGCTCAGGCAGTTCAAGGCGCACTTCAAGCTCGTCCCGGTGCCGGAAGGCTCGCCGGACAGCGGCTACATCATGGAGCGCTTTGACGAAGGCGAGCAGACCCTGCAGCTCGATCTGGGCGAGGAGGAGCAGGACAACTTCCTTTCCGCGCTGCGCCAGGCCTGGGACTACACCCGCCGCGTGGCCCCGGTGGAGCTGGAGAAGCTCGCCGTGAGCCTGGAAGGCCGCACCATCCTCATCCCCTATACCAAGGTTATCTTCGTGGAGGCGGTGGAGGACTACGCGTACGTCCACACCTCCCAGGAAAAATATCTCACGTCGTACCGTTTGAAGAACCTGGAGGAACGGCTCAAGCCGCACCGCTTCTTCCGCGTTCATCGCAAGTACTTGGTCAACTTGGACATGGTCACGGAGATCGCCTCCCTGCCCGGGTCCAATTTCATGTTGCGCACGGCTGGCAAGACACGCATCGAGCTGCCCATCAGCCGCCGCCGTATAAACGAACTCAAGCAGATGCTTGGACTTTGA
- a CDS encoding TRAP transporter small permease: MLKRAFSGLVLCNTLIIKMCEAILTVLLGVLAGLLFCSVVWRYCLNNPIPWSEDFTLVCLVWMSFLGAPVGMRGGHIATNLASDRLPKACSKLLCAVANAAVLFVAITVIVYGVPFVKQGMARIIPSMDWLSHGYSYLALPVGFALIVPLCIENILSPFVQSE; this comes from the coding sequence ATGCTCAAGCGTGCGTTCAGCGGCCTTGTGCTGTGCAATACCCTGATAATCAAGATGTGCGAAGCCATCCTCACCGTTCTGCTGGGGGTGCTGGCGGGGTTGCTGTTCTGTTCCGTCGTCTGGCGTTACTGCCTGAACAACCCCATTCCGTGGAGCGAGGACTTCACGCTTGTCTGTCTTGTCTGGATGTCGTTCCTGGGGGCGCCGGTGGGCATGCGGGGCGGTCACATCGCTACCAACCTCGCCTCTGACAGGCTTCCCAAGGCATGCTCGAAATTGCTGTGCGCGGTTGCCAATGCTGCGGTTCTCTTCGTGGCGATTACGGTAATCGTATACGGCGTTCCGTTCGTCAAACAGGGGATGGCCAGAATCATCCCGTCCATGGACTGGCTTTCCCACGGCTACTCCTATCTTGCGCTGCCTGTCGGGTTCGCCTTGATCGTGCCGCTGTGCATCGAGAACATCTTAAGCCCGTTCGTACAGTCCGAATGA
- the lepA gene encoding translation elongation factor 4 codes for MTKVSNIRNFSIIAHIDHGKSTLADRILEVTGLVDERQKREQFLDRLDLERERGITIKAQAVRIPYKANDGQEYTLNLIDTPGHVDFSYEVSRSLASCEGALLVVDATQGVEAQTLANVYLALDHDLEVIPVLNKIDLPSAEPDRIRQEIEETIGLDASTALEVSAKTGVGVPAVLEAIVKDLPPPKGDPDAPLRARVFDSWYDSYQGVVVLFRVVDGTVAPGDPIRMMSTKKEFEVTQLGIFSPDAVQVKRLSVGEVGFLTASIKELQDARVGDTITHAKKPADKPLSGFKPVKAMVFCGLYPTEPSEYEALKSALEKLQLNDAAFNFEPETSQALGFGFRAGFLGMLHMEIIQERLEREFEANLITTAPTVVYKVETVQGGTLFIDNPAKLPDPSEIAVFSEPYVRMEIHAPGEYVGNIFKLCEEKRGLQKDVRYLSSNRVIITYELPFAEIVFDFFDRLKSATRGYASLDYEIIDYRPADLVKLDMLINGEPVDALSTIIHRDKAQQQGRAIALKLKKSIPRQLFEVVVQASIGQKIIARERNPPMRKNVTAKCYGGDITRKRKLLEKQKAGKKRMKRMGNVEIPQEAFLAALRTNDD; via the coding sequence ATGACCAAGGTCTCCAACATTCGTAACTTCAGCATCATCGCGCACATCGACCATGGCAAGTCGACCCTGGCCGACCGGATTCTCGAGGTCACCGGGCTGGTGGACGAACGCCAGAAGCGCGAGCAGTTCCTCGACCGTCTCGACCTGGAGCGGGAGCGCGGCATCACCATCAAGGCGCAAGCCGTGCGCATCCCCTACAAGGCCAATGACGGGCAGGAGTATACACTCAACCTCATCGACACGCCCGGCCACGTGGACTTCAGCTATGAGGTCTCCCGCTCCCTGGCGTCGTGCGAGGGCGCCTTGCTGGTGGTGGACGCCACCCAGGGCGTGGAGGCGCAGACCCTGGCCAACGTCTACCTGGCTCTGGACCATGACCTGGAGGTCATCCCGGTCCTGAATAAGATCGATCTGCCCTCGGCCGAGCCGGACCGCATCCGCCAGGAGATCGAGGAGACCATCGGCCTGGACGCCTCCACGGCGCTGGAGGTCTCGGCCAAGACGGGTGTGGGCGTTCCCGCCGTGCTCGAAGCCATCGTCAAGGACCTGCCGCCGCCCAAGGGCGACCCGGACGCGCCGCTGCGTGCGCGCGTCTTCGACTCCTGGTACGATTCCTACCAGGGCGTGGTGGTGCTCTTCCGCGTGGTGGACGGCACCGTGGCTCCGGGCGACCCCATCCGCATGATGTCCACGAAGAAGGAGTTCGAGGTCACGCAGCTCGGCATCTTCTCGCCGGACGCCGTGCAGGTAAAGCGGCTCAGCGTGGGCGAGGTGGGCTTTCTCACCGCGTCCATCAAGGAGCTGCAGGACGCCCGCGTGGGCGACACCATCACCCATGCGAAAAAGCCTGCGGACAAGCCGCTCTCCGGCTTCAAGCCGGTCAAAGCCATGGTCTTCTGCGGGCTCTACCCCACGGAGCCCTCGGAGTACGAGGCGCTCAAGTCCGCGCTGGAAAAGCTCCAGCTCAACGACGCGGCCTTCAACTTCGAGCCCGAGACATCCCAGGCCCTGGGCTTCGGCTTCCGCGCCGGCTTCCTGGGCATGCTGCACATGGAGATTATCCAGGAGCGGCTGGAGCGCGAGTTCGAGGCCAACCTCATCACCACAGCCCCCACCGTAGTCTACAAGGTGGAGACCGTGCAGGGCGGCACACTGTTCATCGACAACCCGGCCAAGCTGCCGGACCCGAGCGAGATCGCCGTTTTCAGCGAACCCTATGTGCGCATGGAGATCCACGCTCCCGGCGAGTACGTGGGCAACATCTTCAAGCTCTGCGAAGAAAAGCGCGGCCTGCAGAAGGACGTGCGCTACCTGTCTTCCAACCGCGTCATCATCACCTATGAGCTGCCGTTCGCCGAGATCGTGTTCGACTTCTTCGATCGCCTCAAGTCGGCCACGCGCGGCTACGCCTCGTTGGATTACGAAATCATCGATTACCGGCCGGCCGACCTCGTGAAGCTGGACATGCTCATCAACGGCGAGCCCGTGGACGCTTTGTCCACGATCATTCACCGCGATAAGGCCCAGCAGCAGGGACGGGCCATCGCCCTGAAGCTGAAGAAGTCCATCCCGCGGCAGCTGTTCGAGGTGGTTGTCCAGGCGTCCATCGGCCAGAAGATCATTGCGCGTGAACGCAACCCCCCGATGCGCAAAAACGTCACCGCCAAGTGTTACGGCGGCGACATCACCCGCAAACGCAAGCTCCTGGAAAAACAAAAAGCCGGAAAAAAGCGTATGAAACGCATGGGCAACGTGGAAATACCGCAGGAGGCCTTTCTGGCAGCCCTGCGCACCAACGACGACTAG
- a CDS encoding class II fructose-bisphosphate aldolase: protein MNLVNVNELGLRYDDNWAVGHFNVHNLEFARGVVTAACENRSPAILAVGMLSIKYIGLKPLVAACRAVAEESDVPVAIHIDHSRDVELVRRALELGVTSVMFDGSALPFEENVAKTKEVVAMAHDHGATAEGEVGIVPHGTDPVSEKDMTDPDMAVEFVERTGVDLVAVSLGSIHGMKTAGASLDQDLLRALHQKIKAPLVLHGASGVLDEHVKDAVANGIRKINVNTGLQVACKNALTAQLNASPDSGLLQDFECGIAAIASAVSKKMVLFNSVNKAA, encoded by the coding sequence TTGAACCTTGTTAATGTGAATGAGTTGGGTTTGAGGTATGACGACAATTGGGCTGTCGGCCATTTCAACGTCCACAACCTTGAGTTTGCCAGAGGGGTGGTGACAGCCGCTTGCGAAAATCGTTCGCCCGCCATTCTTGCCGTGGGCATGCTTTCTATCAAATACATAGGGCTCAAGCCCCTCGTGGCCGCGTGCCGGGCCGTTGCTGAAGAATCGGATGTGCCGGTCGCAATCCATATCGACCACTCCAGGGACGTGGAGCTGGTGCGCCGGGCGTTGGAGCTGGGCGTCACCTCCGTCATGTTCGATGGTTCCGCGCTTCCTTTCGAGGAAAATGTCGCCAAGACAAAAGAAGTGGTCGCTATGGCTCACGACCACGGCGCCACAGCGGAGGGCGAGGTGGGCATCGTTCCCCACGGCACGGATCCGGTTTCCGAAAAAGACATGACTGATCCGGACATGGCCGTTGAGTTCGTAGAGCGCACCGGGGTGGATCTCGTCGCGGTTTCCCTGGGGTCTATCCACGGCATGAAAACAGCCGGCGCCTCCCTGGATCAGGATCTGCTGCGAGCACTGCACCAAAAGATCAAAGCTCCGCTCGTCTTGCACGGCGCCTCCGGAGTCCTTGATGAGCACGTCAAAGATGCTGTCGCCAATGGGATTCGAAAGATCAACGTGAACACGGGTCTCCAGGTCGCTTGCAAAAACGCCCTCACCGCTCAGCTCAACGCATCCCCTGACAGCGGGCTGCTGCAAGATTTCGAATGCGGTATCGCCGCCATAGCTTCCGCGGTGTCAAAGAAGATGGTGTTGTTCAATTCGGTAAACAAGGCAGCATAG